The Geoalkalibacter ferrihydriticus DSM 17813 genome includes a window with the following:
- a CDS encoding glycosyltransferase family 4 protein has protein sequence MKKPLKIALVTETYLPQINGVSKTLDRLVTHLQSQGDSVHLLIPRYRDNPPQAKPGLEVTAFGALSLPNYPEILLPFTRPGRVRRILRDIAPDVIHIATEGPLGWAALLAARKLGVPMISSYHTNFSQYMVSYRLGFIETSVWRYLRWFHNQTARTFCPTPSIRDILHTEGFERVGTWGRGVDCERFDPVKRDARQRRELGFAPEDVVFVYCGRLAAEKNLPMLMNAFRDLADPRARLMLIGDGPLRTKLAAEADQRVVFTGYQQGEELARLYAAADIMAFPSLTETFGNVMLEAMASGLPVIGFKVPGPQDIVCHGTTGHLVTEISAPAFTRAMARFLADGEAIRRTGANARAFAQRQNWHQINEVVRQAYLQARAGAQISTTAQDRAPQSSASLKARDSQGDPSC, from the coding sequence ATGAAAAAACCGTTGAAAATCGCCCTTGTCACCGAAACCTATCTTCCGCAGATCAATGGCGTCTCTAAAACCCTGGATCGCCTGGTCACGCATCTGCAGTCCCAAGGTGACAGCGTCCACCTGCTCATTCCGCGCTACCGCGACAATCCACCGCAAGCCAAACCCGGACTTGAGGTCACCGCCTTCGGCGCCCTGAGCCTGCCCAACTACCCGGAAATACTGTTGCCCTTTACCCGACCCGGACGCGTCAGGCGCATTCTGCGCGACATCGCGCCGGACGTGATCCACATCGCCACCGAAGGCCCTCTGGGCTGGGCCGCGCTGCTGGCGGCCAGAAAACTCGGCGTGCCGATGATCAGCTCCTACCACACCAATTTCTCCCAGTACATGGTTTCCTATCGGCTCGGATTCATCGAGACTTCGGTCTGGCGCTACCTGCGCTGGTTTCACAACCAAACGGCGCGGACCTTTTGTCCGACCCCTTCTATCCGCGACATACTCCACACCGAGGGATTTGAGCGGGTCGGCACCTGGGGCCGGGGTGTCGATTGCGAGCGATTTGATCCGGTCAAGCGCGATGCGCGGCAGCGCAGGGAACTCGGTTTTGCTCCAGAGGATGTGGTCTTTGTTTACTGCGGCCGCCTGGCTGCGGAGAAAAACCTCCCGATGCTCATGAACGCCTTTCGCGACCTGGCTGATCCGCGCGCACGCCTAATGCTTATCGGCGACGGTCCTCTACGCACCAAGCTCGCTGCCGAAGCCGATCAGCGGGTGGTCTTTACCGGCTACCAGCAGGGCGAAGAACTTGCGCGTCTCTATGCCGCCGCCGACATCATGGCCTTTCCGTCTCTCACGGAAACCTTCGGCAACGTCATGCTCGAAGCCATGGCCTCAGGCCTGCCGGTGATCGGCTTCAAAGTCCCTGGCCCGCAAGACATTGTCTGCCATGGGACGACCGGACACCTGGTCACGGAAATTTCAGCTCCGGCCTTCACGCGCGCCATGGCGCGTTTTCTGGCCGACGGGGAGGCGATACGGCGCACGGGCGCCAACGCGCGCGCCTTTGCACAGCGCCAGAATTGGCACCAGATCAACGAAGTGGTGCGCCAGGCTTATCTTCAGGCCCGCGCGGGCGCGCAGATCTCGACAACGGCCCAGGACAGGGCCCCGCAATCATCCGCGAGCCTGAAAGCCCGCGATTCTCAGGGAGACCCATCATGCTGA
- a CDS encoding diacylglycerol/lipid kinase family protein yields the protein MRPIIVIANPIAGRRCPQRIEQSVAALRRRGAKVDVWYTQRRGDGLMLCQQAMAQNPRAVVAAGGDGTINEIINGLAGTAIPLGILPLGTANVFAREIGLSSNLEEAIAAICDGRAQRVHLGVAGNRHFLLMAGVGFDAQVVYKLDLGLKKMLGKLAYVLTGLRVLLAPPSQQLEIEVDGEILTGYGVIIGKSRHYGGDFKATPLAGLELPELDLCIFRRHGLLPLTRYIAGIARGRHLELPDVLYRKATQAYVRCALPLPVQADGDIIGRLPMEFTVARESLTILRPA from the coding sequence ATGCGTCCTATCATTGTTATTGCCAATCCAATCGCCGGGCGGCGCTGCCCGCAACGGATCGAGCAGTCGGTCGCCGCCCTGCGTCGCAGAGGGGCGAAGGTTGATGTGTGGTACACGCAGCGCAGGGGCGACGGGCTCATGCTCTGTCAGCAAGCCATGGCACAGAATCCCAGAGCCGTGGTTGCCGCCGGTGGGGACGGCACCATCAATGAAATCATCAATGGATTGGCTGGGACCGCTATCCCTCTCGGGATTCTGCCGCTTGGCACGGCGAATGTCTTTGCCCGTGAAATCGGGCTAAGCAGCAACCTTGAAGAAGCCATCGCGGCAATTTGTGACGGCCGCGCCCAGCGTGTTCACCTTGGCGTTGCCGGAAACCGGCATTTTTTGCTGATGGCGGGGGTCGGCTTTGATGCGCAGGTCGTTTACAAACTTGATTTGGGTCTCAAAAAAATGCTCGGCAAATTGGCCTATGTGCTCACCGGATTGCGCGTCCTGCTCGCTCCACCGAGCCAGCAGTTGGAAATCGAGGTGGACGGAGAGATTCTCACTGGTTACGGCGTGATCATCGGAAAATCTCGCCACTACGGCGGCGACTTTAAGGCAACACCCCTGGCCGGACTTGAATTGCCCGAACTCGACCTGTGCATTTTCCGCCGCCACGGACTCCTGCCGCTGACCCGCTACATTGCCGGCATCGCGCGCGGCCGACACCTGGAACTGCCCGATGTTCTGTACCGCAAGGCGACTCAGGCCTATGTGCGCTGCGCTCTGCCCCTGCCGGTTCAGGCCGACGGCGACATCATCGGCCGCCTGCCTATGGAGTTCACCGTCGCGCGAGAATCCCTGACCATATTGAGGCCCGCATGA
- a CDS encoding alkaline phosphatase: MFERMRKNATAVAVSTCLTLVATSAFAGWDYDHPRNNARSGNLKNAIIMIPDGCNEAIQTLARWYKGDSLHVDLMQPGTVKTHMANSVIAGSAAAGTSVATGHKTTVRFLGVGPRENDLLTALEPTAAPYAPIANIMEAAQREGKSVGLVATSRITHATPAAFGVHIHNRGWDNEIMEHLVYNNFDVVLGGGARHLLPQGELYTTAFGAEWAGSRADGENLMDELLERGYQFVDNKDDLWSISSGKVWGLFNASHMQPDIDREYFAPTEPSLAEMTAKAIEILSQNPKGFVLMVEGSQVDWAGHNNDPIYMVTDFLAFDEAVGVAKEFAKNDRKTLVMAYPDHNTGGMTIGHYTTAVGYTATKVEDLIDPLKGMTTTANGVIARMYDGSDFALAQSVRDNWSIELSDEDIAEIRALQPSVGLSYALARTVSKNHTVIGWTTHGHTGETVPLWMVGTPAPSRVIDNTELAYIAANAIGVDLDRTTQELFVDLDEVTSNYTIDTRDPANPVVMVGGAALPVSKDYMIKNNEIIQLPGLTVYAPVTGKVYVSRQAIKELDLNKKRGQRGVFPAMVVR, from the coding sequence ATGTTCGAAAGAATGCGCAAAAATGCAACGGCTGTTGCGGTCAGTACCTGTTTGACCCTGGTGGCCACCAGTGCTTTTGCCGGTTGGGATTATGACCACCCGCGCAATAACGCCCGTTCCGGCAACCTCAAAAATGCCATCATCATGATCCCCGATGGCTGCAATGAAGCCATCCAGACCCTGGCCCGTTGGTACAAGGGCGACTCCCTGCATGTCGATCTGATGCAACCGGGTACCGTAAAAACACACATGGCCAATTCGGTGATCGCCGGTTCGGCCGCGGCGGGGACGTCTGTTGCCACCGGTCACAAAACCACCGTGCGCTTTCTCGGCGTCGGTCCGCGCGAAAACGACCTGCTCACCGCTCTTGAACCCACCGCGGCCCCTTACGCACCCATCGCCAACATCATGGAAGCCGCCCAGCGTGAGGGCAAATCGGTGGGGTTGGTCGCAACTTCGCGCATCACCCATGCGACGCCCGCCGCGTTTGGCGTCCATATCCATAATCGCGGATGGGACAATGAAATCATGGAACACCTGGTTTACAATAACTTCGACGTCGTTCTCGGCGGCGGCGCCCGGCATCTTCTGCCCCAGGGCGAATTGTACACCACGGCTTTCGGCGCTGAATGGGCGGGTTCCCGCGCCGATGGCGAAAATCTTATGGATGAGCTTCTGGAGCGCGGTTATCAATTCGTCGACAACAAGGATGACCTGTGGAGCATCTCTTCGGGCAAAGTCTGGGGCCTGTTCAACGCCAGCCATATGCAGCCCGACATCGACCGTGAATATTTCGCGCCCACCGAACCCTCGCTGGCAGAGATGACGGCCAAGGCCATTGAGATCCTGTCCCAAAACCCCAAGGGCTTTGTGCTGATGGTGGAAGGTTCGCAGGTCGATTGGGCCGGTCACAACAACGACCCCATCTACATGGTCACCGATTTCCTCGCCTTCGACGAAGCCGTAGGCGTTGCCAAGGAATTTGCCAAAAACGATCGCAAAACCCTGGTCATGGCTTATCCCGATCACAACACCGGCGGCATGACCATCGGCCATTACACCACGGCCGTTGGCTACACGGCGACCAAAGTCGAGGATCTGATCGACCCCCTCAAAGGGATGACAACGACCGCTAACGGCGTCATCGCCAGAATGTACGATGGGTCCGATTTCGCTCTGGCGCAAAGCGTGCGCGACAACTGGTCCATCGAGTTGAGCGATGAGGACATCGCCGAAATCCGCGCGTTGCAACCCTCCGTCGGCCTCAGCTATGCCCTGGCGCGCACCGTCAGCAAGAATCATACGGTCATCGGTTGGACCACCCACGGCCACACCGGCGAAACCGTTCCTCTGTGGATGGTCGGCACCCCGGCCCCCAGTCGCGTCATCGACAACACCGAACTGGCCTATATCGCCGCCAATGCCATCGGTGTGGATCTCGACCGGACCACCCAGGAGTTGTTCGTCGATCTGGACGAGGTGACCAGTAACTACACCATCGACACCCGCGATCCCGCCAATCCGGTGGTTATGGTCGGCGGCGCCGCTCTGCCCGTGAGCAAGGATTACATGATCAAGAACAACGAGATCATCCAACTGCCCGGTCTCACGGTTTATGCGCCGGTGACTGGCAAGGTCTATGTCTCCCGGCAGGCAATAAAAGAGCTTGACCTGAACAAGAAACGGGGACAGCGCGGCGTGTTCCCGGCAATGGTGGTTCGCTGA
- a CDS encoding lysophospholipid acyltransferase family protein, translated as MSRNAAAADIFRFRFKQKPLAQRALFPLQRGTEYLLALDKCRRMYAHLPEGPPENFCARALDALHVKLRVSPGDLARIPVRGPLIVVANHPFGAVEGLALLSLLQQVRPDICVLANSLLHRIPELRLSMIAVDLFGGFDGKHKNVGGLRKGLRQLAQGGVLVIFPAGEVSHLNLSRAAIDDPPWSQSLARLVRASSAPVLPVYFPGRNSLVFQVMGLIHPVLRTAMLPHELLNKRMRSLEVRIGFPIAFRRLHTMSNADMTDYLRSKTYLLRQRGQPVAARTQARPGESIRPPISAELLEKEVLAIPPAQCLFESGSYQVFCAASGQIPQVLLEIGRLRELTFRGVGEGTGRALDLDPFDAYYTHLFAWQRETREIIGAYRLGRSDEILAAAGPQGLYTNTLFRYRPEFFNELGPALELGRSFVQPKYQKSYNPLMLLWKGIGRFVAKNPQYAKLFGPVSISREYQPASRKWMVSTLVDAYSIPELARMVKARRPLRLKENRFGCKEINKMTSDFDEMELVVADLEADGKGVPVLLRQYLSLGGRYLAFNVDEDFSDVLDGLVLVDLRQTDRKTLERYCGRAGAAEFLALHEHRDLAEGF; from the coding sequence ATGTCTCGAAACGCAGCCGCTGCTGACATTTTTCGTTTCCGGTTCAAACAAAAACCCTTGGCGCAAAGGGCGCTTTTTCCGCTGCAACGCGGTACCGAATATCTGTTGGCTCTGGACAAATGCCGGCGCATGTATGCGCATCTGCCCGAGGGCCCTCCCGAAAACTTTTGTGCACGGGCTCTTGACGCCTTACACGTTAAACTCCGGGTAAGCCCCGGCGATCTGGCGCGCATTCCGGTCCGGGGGCCCCTCATTGTGGTGGCCAACCATCCCTTTGGGGCCGTCGAGGGGCTGGCGCTGCTCAGCCTGCTGCAGCAGGTGCGGCCGGATATATGTGTCCTGGCCAATTCCCTGCTCCACCGGATTCCGGAGCTGCGCCTTTCCATGATTGCCGTAGACCTCTTCGGCGGCTTTGACGGCAAGCACAAAAACGTCGGTGGTTTGCGCAAAGGTCTCCGCCAACTCGCGCAGGGCGGGGTACTGGTTATCTTTCCAGCCGGTGAGGTGTCCCATCTCAATCTGAGCCGAGCGGCCATCGATGATCCGCCCTGGTCCCAGAGCCTGGCCCGTCTTGTGCGGGCTTCTTCGGCACCGGTGCTGCCGGTCTACTTCCCTGGGCGTAACAGTCTGGTATTTCAGGTGATGGGATTGATTCATCCGGTCTTGCGCACCGCTATGCTCCCCCACGAATTGCTCAACAAGAGAATGCGAAGCCTTGAAGTGCGCATCGGATTCCCGATCGCCTTTCGTCGCCTGCACACAATGAGCAACGCGGACATGACCGACTATCTGCGCAGCAAAACCTATCTACTGCGGCAGCGCGGCCAACCTGTCGCCGCCAGAACGCAAGCGCGCCCTGGCGAAAGCATTCGTCCGCCCATCTCCGCCGAGCTGCTGGAAAAGGAAGTCCTGGCAATTCCACCCGCGCAGTGCCTGTTCGAAAGTGGCTCCTATCAGGTTTTTTGCGCGGCGTCCGGTCAAATTCCTCAGGTGTTGCTCGAAATTGGCCGGTTGCGCGAGTTGACCTTTCGTGGGGTGGGTGAGGGGACCGGGCGGGCTTTGGATCTCGACCCCTTTGATGCCTATTACACCCACCTGTTCGCTTGGCAGCGTGAAACCCGCGAAATTATCGGCGCATACCGTCTTGGGCGCAGCGATGAAATCCTTGCCGCCGCGGGCCCCCAGGGTCTTTATACCAACACGCTGTTTCGTTACCGTCCCGAATTTTTCAACGAACTAGGCCCGGCCCTGGAACTGGGTCGCTCCTTCGTCCAGCCCAAATACCAGAAAAGTTACAACCCCCTGATGCTGCTGTGGAAGGGCATCGGTCGCTTTGTGGCGAAAAATCCGCAGTATGCCAAGCTTTTCGGTCCCGTCAGCATCAGCCGCGAATACCAGCCCGCTTCCCGGAAATGGATGGTGAGCACCCTCGTTGACGCCTACTCCATCCCCGAGCTTGCCCGCATGGTCAAGGCGCGGCGCCCGCTGCGGTTGAAAGAAAACCGCTTCGGGTGCAAAGAGATCAACAAAATGACTTCGGACTTTGACGAGATGGAGTTGGTGGTGGCGGACCTGGAAGCCGACGGCAAAGGTGTGCCGGTTTTGTTGCGCCAGTATCTGAGTCTCGGCGGTCGCTATCTGGCTTTCAATGTAGATGAAGACTTCAGTGATGTCCTCGACGGACTGGTTCTGGTCGATCTGCGTCAAACGGACAGAAAAACACTTGAGCGTTATTGCGGACGTGCGGGCGCGGCTGAATTTTTAGCGCTTCATGAGCACCGGGATTTGGCGGAAGGCTTTTAA
- a CDS encoding hybrid sensor histidine kinase/response regulator, whose translation MPAIEKIADGNSCEETTDFARGRVLVVDDEPELAELLAYSLHQQGFATITAADGFNACRMIESERPDLIVLDIMMPDLDGWEVCRLLRSVPDEDVATIPVIMLTALSDLEDRLRGLELGADAYVSKPYSPREVLALVDNLVTRRRREQSQRRELTRVRSRERLSADIQSLLFHELRNQLVVIGGFSGLLSRGGYEKVPAKAHTYLKAIQRSSDYLSLIAEEFHMIGQIENEGISLPMEEVDLHEIVQEVVALFGPLAECRGVNLKLCEDSQVNYVPVQGNRAALKVIISNLVDNAIKFSAIGKEVCLRLLPTQNRLAGVEVSDHGPGISRQEQELVFRKFCRGRTGSEQVKGSGLGLYVVRTLVQAMDGGILLDSEPGRGCCFQVRFAARDA comes from the coding sequence ATGCCCGCAATCGAAAAAATCGCTGACGGAAATTCCTGCGAAGAAACGACCGACTTCGCACGCGGCCGCGTACTGGTGGTCGATGACGAGCCTGAGCTGGCTGAGCTTCTTGCCTACTCGCTGCACCAACAGGGCTTCGCGACGATCACGGCCGCAGATGGTTTCAATGCCTGCCGGATGATCGAAAGCGAGCGCCCGGATTTGATCGTGCTCGACATTATGATGCCCGATCTGGATGGCTGGGAGGTCTGCCGATTGTTGCGCAGTGTGCCCGATGAGGACGTGGCGACGATTCCGGTGATCATGTTGACCGCCCTCAGTGATCTGGAGGATCGCCTGCGCGGCCTGGAATTGGGCGCCGATGCCTATGTGTCCAAACCCTATTCGCCGCGCGAGGTGCTGGCCCTGGTGGACAACCTGGTGACACGCCGCCGCCGCGAACAGAGCCAGCGCCGGGAACTGACGCGGGTGCGCTCCCGGGAGAGGCTTTCGGCAGATATCCAGAGTCTGCTGTTTCATGAGTTGCGCAACCAGTTGGTCGTGATCGGCGGCTTTTCCGGTCTGCTGTCACGCGGCGGATATGAAAAGGTCCCGGCAAAAGCCCACACCTACCTGAAAGCCATCCAACGCAGCTCCGACTATCTCAGCCTGATAGCCGAAGAATTTCATATGATTGGTCAGATCGAAAACGAGGGCATTTCATTGCCCATGGAGGAGGTCGATCTCCATGAAATTGTTCAGGAAGTCGTAGCGCTGTTCGGTCCCCTTGCCGAGTGTCGCGGCGTCAATTTAAAGCTGTGCGAGGATTCTCAGGTCAACTATGTGCCCGTGCAGGGCAATCGCGCCGCCCTCAAGGTAATTATTTCGAACCTGGTGGATAACGCCATCAAATTCAGCGCTATCGGCAAGGAGGTTTGCCTTCGCTTGCTGCCGACCCAGAACCGCTTGGCCGGGGTCGAGGTCAGCGATCATGGCCCCGGCATTTCCCGCCAGGAGCAGGAACTGGTGTTCCGCAAGTTCTGCCGTGGCCGCACCGGCAGCGAACAGGTCAAGGGCAGCGGTCTCGGTCTTTATGTGGTGCGCACTCTGGTGCAGGCCATGGACGGCGGCATTCTTCTCGACAGCGAACCCGGACGGGGCTGTTGCTTTCAGGTGCGCTTTGCCGCGCGGGACGCCTGA
- a CDS encoding DUF3299 domain-containing protein yields the protein MKNLFLLAFSLLLGTAFLCNPVGAQQPPTTPGDYQIGERLQPVQPGKSGDYQKIDWDDLVPADWLSQEWLDSLNVDDFEDDDPRAMELLNTILEKWNEAPVLEEFDGRRVRIAGFVVPLEGDDRNIHEFLLVPYFGACIHVPPPPANQIIHVLPAKPIPSQWLMMPVWVQGKMEVERLDSDMGSAGYRIQASRVEEFTDASTY from the coding sequence ATGAAAAACCTCTTCTTACTGGCGTTCAGCCTCCTTCTCGGGACGGCCTTTCTTTGCAATCCGGTTGGGGCGCAACAGCCCCCCACAACCCCAGGGGATTATCAGATCGGCGAGCGCCTTCAGCCGGTACAGCCCGGCAAATCCGGCGATTATCAAAAAATCGATTGGGATGATCTGGTCCCGGCCGACTGGTTGTCGCAGGAATGGCTCGACAGCCTCAACGTCGACGACTTCGAAGACGACGACCCCCGTGCCATGGAATTGTTGAACACCATCCTGGAAAAATGGAATGAGGCGCCGGTGCTGGAAGAATTCGATGGCCGACGCGTGCGCATTGCCGGTTTCGTCGTGCCCCTGGAGGGCGACGACCGCAACATCCACGAATTTCTGCTGGTCCCATATTTCGGTGCCTGCATCCATGTCCCCCCGCCCCCGGCCAATCAGATCATCCATGTGCTGCCCGCCAAGCCCATCCCTTCACAATGGCTCATGATGCCGGTGTGGGTACAGGGGAAGATGGAGGTCGAACGCCTTGATTCGGACATGGGCAGTGCCGGCTATCGGATACAGGCGAGCCGGGTTGAAGAATTTACGGACGCGTCCACGTATTGA
- a CDS encoding ABC transporter permease — protein MIPAWHLSWRSILNRRLTVALTVVSVALSVSLLLGVERLRNDARAGFAQTIAGTDLVVGARSGPVQLLLYTVFHIGNPTNNISWDSVEQIAAHPQVDWLVPISLGDSHRGFRVVGTSSGYFEHYRYGRNRSLNFAEGEPFARVFDAVLGAEVAARFGYAVGQEIILSHGAGAGVSFAAHDDKPFTIVGVLARTGTPVDRSVLVSLEGIEAIHLGWQGGAPIPGLRIAPEQVHRFDLAPKSVTAALVGLKSRTAIFQVQRHVNTFRDEPLLAVLPGATLQELWGLIGMAEKALLAVSALVVLVGLAGLVAVVTASLGERRRELAILRSLGAGPRQIFLLLALESLVLSLLGCLGGLALLYGTAAAIGPWLEAHYGLLISLGWPAPSEWRLLGAVVGAALLASLVPALRAYRYSLADGMTLRI, from the coding sequence ATGATCCCGGCCTGGCATCTGAGTTGGCGCAGCATTCTCAACCGGCGGCTGACGGTCGCCCTGACGGTTGTTTCCGTGGCTCTCTCGGTTTCGCTGTTGCTGGGAGTCGAGCGACTGCGCAATGATGCCCGCGCCGGTTTCGCCCAGACCATCGCCGGCACCGATCTGGTGGTGGGCGCGCGCAGCGGGCCGGTGCAACTGCTGCTCTATACGGTGTTTCACATCGGCAATCCGACCAACAACATCTCCTGGGACAGTGTCGAGCAGATTGCCGCTCACCCCCAGGTGGACTGGCTGGTGCCCATTTCCCTGGGCGATTCCCATCGCGGCTTTCGCGTCGTGGGCACCAGCAGCGGCTACTTCGAGCATTACCGCTACGGCCGCAACCGCTCCCTCAACTTCGCCGAAGGCGAGCCCTTTGCCCGGGTCTTCGATGCCGTGCTCGGCGCGGAAGTCGCGGCACGCTTCGGTTACGCAGTCGGGCAGGAAATCATCCTCAGCCACGGCGCCGGGGCGGGCGTAAGCTTTGCCGCCCACGACGACAAACCCTTTACCATCGTCGGCGTACTCGCCCGCACCGGCACCCCGGTGGACCGCTCAGTGCTGGTGAGCCTGGAAGGCATCGAGGCGATCCATCTCGGCTGGCAGGGAGGCGCGCCCATTCCCGGTCTGCGCATCGCCCCGGAACAGGTTCATCGCTTCGACCTTGCGCCTAAATCCGTGACCGCCGCACTGGTGGGGCTTAAATCGCGCACCGCAATTTTTCAGGTACAGCGCCACGTCAACACTTTCCGCGACGAACCACTGCTTGCGGTGCTGCCCGGCGCGACTTTGCAGGAACTCTGGGGATTGATCGGCATGGCAGAAAAGGCCCTGCTGGCCGTTTCCGCCCTGGTGGTGCTGGTGGGCCTGGCGGGGCTGGTCGCGGTGGTCACCGCCAGCCTCGGCGAGCGGCGCCGCGAACTGGCGATTTTGCGCTCTCTCGGTGCCGGTCCACGCCAGATTTTTTTGCTTCTGGCCTTGGAAAGCCTGGTGCTGAGTCTGCTCGGCTGCCTGGGCGGCCTGGCGCTGCTCTACGGCACGGCCGCGGCGATCGGTCCCTGGCTTGAAGCGCACTACGGTCTGCTCATCAGTTTGGGGTGGCCGGCACCTTCGGAATGGCGTTTACTGGGCGCGGTGGTTGGCGCCGCCCTCCTGGCCAGCCTGGTGCCTGCGCTGCGCGCCTACCGCTACTCCCTGGCCGACGGCATGACTCTAAGGATTTAA
- a CDS encoding ATP-binding cassette domain-containing protein, which yields MTNAAPAIDLRQVSFHWPGAREWHLDIDHFEQAAGEGVFLNGPSGSGKSTLLALVGGVLAPQRGQVAVHGHALTGLRAGARDRFRADHIGFIFQMFNLIPYLCALDNILLPCRFSPARAKRLQEAGTTPAAEARRLAARLDLETGLLKRPAAELSVGQQQRVAAARALIGRPALVIADEPTSALDAGRQQAFLDLLLAECEAAGAALLFVSHDARLSRRFSRRVALEDLKRQPTEASA from the coding sequence ATGACCAATGCAGCACCCGCCATCGACCTGCGCCAGGTCAGTTTTCACTGGCCGGGCGCTCGGGAATGGCATCTTGACATCGACCATTTCGAGCAGGCCGCCGGCGAGGGGGTCTTTCTGAATGGCCCCAGCGGCAGCGGCAAGAGCACACTGCTCGCCCTCGTCGGCGGGGTTCTCGCGCCGCAGCGCGGCCAGGTGGCGGTGCACGGCCATGCCCTGACAGGCCTCAGGGCAGGCGCCCGCGACCGCTTCCGCGCCGATCACATCGGTTTTATTTTCCAGATGTTCAACCTGATCCCCTATTTATGCGCCCTGGACAACATTCTTCTGCCTTGCCGGTTTTCGCCGGCGCGCGCCAAGCGCCTGCAAGAGGCCGGCACGACTCCTGCGGCAGAGGCCCGGCGGCTGGCGGCCCGTCTCGACCTTGAGACAGGTTTGCTCAAGCGGCCGGCCGCGGAACTCTCGGTGGGTCAGCAGCAACGCGTGGCGGCGGCGCGCGCACTCATCGGTCGGCCGGCCCTGGTGATTGCCGATGAACCAACCTCGGCCCTGGACGCCGGTCGTCAGCAAGCCTTTCTCGACCTGCTGCTGGCTGAATGCGAGGCGGCCGGGGCGGCACTGCTGTTTGTCAGCCACGACGCACGCCTGAGCCGGCGCTTTTCACGCCGGGTCGCTCTCGAGGATCTCAAACGCCAACCGACGGAGGCTTCGGCATGA
- a CDS encoding DUF2796 domain-containing protein, translated as MLRLLISLLAFTLVLPATALAHSSHGVHEHGAADLRIAVDGPILLIQIESPLDNLVGFEHRPRTDAERAALADMEEMLAQFDRLFLLPEAATCTLRDRHLQSPWPQNVSEHSHDHKHDDKHDLGHSHADITLTYELECANPQALTAVEVRWFEVFPRTERIRAETATPRGQGSSTLRKGNPRLPL; from the coding sequence ATGCTCCGACTGCTGATCAGCCTTCTTGCCTTCACCCTTGTTTTGCCTGCCACCGCTCTGGCCCACTCGTCCCACGGTGTCCACGAGCATGGAGCGGCCGATCTGCGCATCGCCGTTGATGGCCCGATTCTGCTGATCCAGATTGAAAGCCCACTGGACAATCTGGTGGGCTTTGAGCATCGGCCGCGCACGGACGCGGAGCGCGCCGCCCTGGCGGACATGGAGGAGATGCTGGCGCAGTTTGACCGCTTGTTCCTGCTTCCGGAAGCGGCCACCTGCACACTTCGGGACCGACATCTGCAATCTCCCTGGCCGCAGAATGTCTCTGAACATTCCCACGACCACAAACACGACGACAAACATGATCTCGGCCATTCCCACGCCGACATCACCCTGACTTATGAGCTGGAATGCGCCAATCCCCAGGCCCTCACCGCGGTGGAAGTGCGCTGGTTCGAGGTCTTTCCGCGCACCGAGCGCATCCGTGCGGAAACCGCTACACCCCGCGGACAGGGTTCCTCGACTCTGCGCAAGGGCAATCCCCGGCTGCCTCTATGA